The following coding sequences lie in one Fusarium poae strain DAOMC 252244 chromosome 1, whole genome shotgun sequence genomic window:
- a CDS encoding hypothetical protein (SECRETED:SignalP(1-24)~TransMembrane:2 (n8-19c24/25o243-261i273-292o)) codes for MYSLLYKTTACVAFLLCLVWYGQSHFYRDPGSVFFDKTRAYEAGYSAIRIAEAEQTIGSLSAEGSPYSKNVLSRNKTLCLALNSVARQTQYLPITIGSILHGLSEQERQDIDISVLIAETDPTRHPSWHELWLKRAVDKVYTYNDDATSIEYLLELENTQNYREKGVFDYTLALERCYDTGASYVAIFEDDILLARGWFMRTLQGLADIASIDPEQHWLFMRLFNQERSIGWASHEIGGNNEFWIIFGIGLGILAPALFARRRWRATQKYLDREILFVVVFILVPGLVILLYQSGKASLFPPSPGVFNEPFGCCSQAMIFPRRQVPLMISELQKRKRGQVDLILDDIAIGNQLDRYALYPVQAQHIGIDSARKTTKDEAQAIWSMAFEDLDSKSLSTEHESMVKTYQELLESIS; via the exons ATGTATAGCTTGCTGTACAAAACAACCGCCTGTGTAGCTTTCCTGCTCTGCCTGGTCTGGTACGGCCAGTCCCACTTCTACCGTGACCCCGGCAGCGTCTTCTTCGACAAGACACGAGCGTACGAGGCCGGTTACTCAGCCATCCGTATTGCCGAAGCTGAACAGACCATCGGGTCACTTTCCGCCGAAGGAAGTCCTTATTCCAAGAATGTATTATCAAGAAACAAGACGCTTTGTTTAGCGCTGAACTCGGTGGCACGACAGACACAATACCTTCCG ATCACAATAGGAAGCATCCTACACGGCCTCTCCGAACAAGAACGTCAAGACATCGACATATCCGTCCTCATTGCCGAGACTGACCCGACCCGACATCCCAGCTGGCACGAACTATGGCTCAAACGTGCAGTCGACAAAGTCTACACCTACAACGATGATGCCACGAGCATCGAGTATCTCCTCGAACTAGAAAATACCCAGAACTATCGCGAGAAGGGCGTATTTGACTATACCCTGGCTCTTGAACGGTGCTATGATACGGGCGCTTCGTATGTCGCTATATTCGAGGACGATATTCTTCTAGCGCGCGGATGGTTTATGCGAACTCTACAAGGTCTGGCAGATATAGCCAGCATAGATCCGGAGCAACACTGGCTATTTATGCGATTGTTTAACCAAGAGAGATCCATAGGGTGGGCTTCTCATGAGATTGGAGGGAACAACGAGTTCTGGATTATTTTCGGCATCGGTTTAGGAATCTTGGCTCCCGCATTATTCGCACGACGTCGCTGGAGGGCCACTCAGAAATATCTCGACCGGGAGAtactcttcgtcgtcgtttTCATCTTGGTTCCAGGTTTGGTGATATTACTGTATCAATCCGGTAAAGCGAGTCTATTTCCACCGTCGCCAGGAGTCTTTAACGAGCCTTTTGGATGTTGCTCGCAGGCTATGATCTTCCCACGCCGTCAGGtgcccctgatgatatccgAGCTccagaaaagaaagagagggcAGGTGGACTTGATACTGGACGACATTGCCATTGGAAACCAACTGGACAGATATGCTCTGTATCCAGTTCAAGCGCAGCATATTG GTATCGACTCGGCGAGAAAGACGACAAAGGATGAGGCGCAAGCCATATGGAGCATGGCGTTTGAAGATTTGGACTCTAAATCTTTGAGCACAGAACACGAGAGCATGGTCAAAACATACCAGGAATTGCTGGAATCGATAAGCTAA
- a CDS encoding hypothetical protein (TransMembrane:12 (i49-74o80-101i108-128o134-151i172-195o201-223i265-286o298-319i331-349o355-377i389-413o419-438i)) produces the protein MATITQTDTATSEAVFELRDTTNATGGSHNDDPPPTSSSKPNTAEILKIFSAGFSFFVAGVNDGSIGALVPHIIRDYDVTTAIVSSVYGANFMGWFFGAFSNTHLCQIFDLGSMLALGAVLQVIAHALRAWKPPFALFAVTFWLASLGQAYQDTHGNTFVAGTKGSHRWLAFIHAMYMAGCLVGPFVATGIASTGSTSRWYLFYTFPLAIGVFNVAFVIYAFWDSLKLKRKQKPTERTLEADESPASRSEDAFSLIKETLKNKNVWLVSMFFFFFLGATLTASGWVVEYLVDVRNGDINQMGFVPAGFSGGSLLGRLFLAEPTHRFGVRRMIFGFTIISIVLQVLFWLVPNIIAASIAISLLGFFMGPYFATGIDVGSKLFSPRIQSTALAFVFVFAQLGGCMFPIITGLVAASVGVGVLQPVLCALLVATSISWLFVPMPKETDNPTLHQE, from the exons ATGGCTACAATCACTCAAACAGACACCGCTACATCGGAAGCTGTCTTTGAGCTTCGCGATACAACAAACGCAACGGGTGGCTCACATAACGATGACCCCCCGCCAACATCATCCAGCAAGCCAAATACAGCAGAAATTCTCAAAATATTTAGTGCGGGCTTCTCATTCTTCGTCGCAGGCGTTAATGATGGAAGTATTGGAGCGTTAGTACCTCACATCATTCGCGACTACGACGTGACAACCGCCATCGTTTCGTCAGT ATATGGAGCAAATTTCATGGGTTGGTTCTTTGGCGCCTTTTCAAACACTCACCTCTGTCAAATATTTGACCTCGGCTCCATGCTTGCTCTGGGTGCTGTCCTACAAGTCATAGCTCATGCTCTCCGCGCCTGGAAACCACCGTTTGCCCTATTCGCTGTGACCTTCTGGCTGGCAAGTCTAGGACAAGCCTACCAGGATACGCACGGAAATACCTTTGTTGCCGGAACGAAGGGTTCGCATCGATGGCTAGCTTTTATACACGCCATGTACATGGCTGGGTGTCTCGTTGGACCATTTGTGGCAACAGGTATAGCGTCAACCGGAAGTACTTCGAGGTGGTATCTCTTTTACACTTTTCCGCTTGCTATTGGTGTTTTCAACGTCGCGTTCGTGATATACGCGTTCTGGGATAGCCTCAAACTCAAGAGAAAACAGAAGCCGACAGAAAGGACGCTTGAGGCTGACGAGTCGCCTGCATCAAGAAGTGAAGATGCTTTCTCTCTGATCAAGGAAACCCTCAAAAACAAGAATGTCTGGCTTGTAAgcatgttcttcttctttttccttgGCGCTACACTCACTGCCAGCGGATGGGTGGTCGAGTACCTGGTTGATGTGCGCAATGGTGATATCAATCAGATGGGATTTGTACCTGCTGGATTTAGTGGAGGATCTCTGCTCGGAAGACTGTTTCTCGCAGAGCCTACTCACAGATTTGGGGTCCGAAGGATGATTTTTGGATTTACCATTATAAGCATTGTCTTGCAAGTCTTGTTTTGGCT TGTTCCAAACATCATCGCTGCATCCATAGCCATTAGTCTTTTGGGCTTCTTTATGGGTCCATATTTTGCCACA GGTATCGACGTCGGCTCCAAATTGTTTAGTCCTCGTATCCAGTCTACGGCTTTGGCATTTGTCTTTGTTTTTGCCCAGCTTGGAGGTTGCATGTTTCCTATCATCACTGGTCTTGTAGCAGCTAGTGTTGGCGTGGGAGTCCTGCAGCCTGTTCTTTGTGCGCTGTTGGTTGCCACATCTATCTCATGGTTGTTTGTTCCGATGCCCAAAGAGACAGATAACCCAACATTGCACCAAGAGTAA